Proteins encoded by one window of Glycine soja cultivar W05 chromosome 15, ASM419377v2, whole genome shotgun sequence:
- the LOC114386920 gene encoding huntingtin-interacting protein K-like, producing the protein MEGGEEGLEMMVDSKDLQQQSKALDKLTDHVEDRQLDSTRVQEAMASIAASAEADRNAMRIREKELAAVKINAADVDIIANELELDKKVAERTLREHKGDAVAAIRHLLH; encoded by the exons ATGGAGGGTGGAGAGGAAGGATTGGAGATGATGGTGGACTCAAAGGACTTACAGCAACAGAGCAAAGCGTTGGACAAACTCACTGATCACGTCGAGGATCGCCAACTCGATTCCACTCGCGTCCAAGAGGCCATGGCTTCCATCGCTGCTTCTGCCGAAGCTGATCGCAATGCCATGCGCATCAG GGAAAAAGAATTGGCTGCTGTTAAGATAAATGCAGCAGATGTTGATATAATTGCAAATGAACTAGAG TTGGACAAAAAGGTTGCTGAAAGAACTTTGCGTGAGCATAAAGGTGATGCAGTTGCTGCTATTCGGCACTTGCTTCACTAG